The Streptococcus equi subsp. equi nucleotide sequence GTCACAGTATAAAGAGGCTGGAACAGACAACCTCTTTTGATTGACAATAAGTGTTTGATAGCATTGTATGGGATTACTTTCACATCATTCAGCACCTGGGTCGAGCTTTGATGACCGCCAGAATTGATAGCCATTATGAAGGGCTTTGAGCAGCCATTTCTGCTTTATCGAACCATAAAATATCATTGATGACTGCTCCAAAAGGACAGTCATAAACTGTCTGATCAGCGCTTCTAGTCACGAACCTTTAAGCAAACCTTAATACTCAAAAAAGGTAAGTCAGAAAATACTTGATTTCTCAGATGAGCTGTGGAATTACCACGACCTTTACCAGCTCTTGCTCTTTCATTTTCAAAAAGTGGGTAACCGAGTTTTTCGGGCTGATTGAAGAGCTTTAAGCTTGGTCAATCATCACGTTTTAACCGTCCTCAAAATCTTTTTGAAATACAAACCCTACATCACAAATGCCTTATTCCAATGCTAAATTGGAGCCCACTAACAAGACTATTAAGGACATGAAAGAGCAAGCCTTTGGATTTAGGAACTTTAAGAACTTCAAAGTCAAGATTCCCAATGCTTTAAACATCACAAAAGAAGAGACAAAATTTATCTCTTCTCGTGCTTAGCTATCAGTCACCCACTGCAGTTGACATTGAGCCAAATTATAGAGCCATTTTCGTAGAAAGCACAGAAAAACACCCATGAGGTAAACTCTTGAGTGCTTTGAAACGTTGATATAATGCGATATATTAACGTTTTGAGGCACGGAGACTGCGTCTCCTTTGCAGCCGTATTCGTAAGCGACTAAAGCCGCAACGACTACGTCAATTGCGTCGCCAGTTCTTTCAAAAAAGAAAATACCCCATGGTAACCCATGAAGTATTGTTCTGCTGTATTGTAGCTGGTTCTTAACGTTTTGAGAACTGACTAGCTTTACGAGCTTTCTTAAGACCTGGTTTTGGGTGACAAAAACCAAATATCTGTAAAAGCTTATCAAATCAAGCTTTCAAAACTCATTTTCATTAAATATAAGCACTTTTAACCCAATCCTACAAATAATAGATTACCATTAGATTACCAAAACTCAGTTTTCGGAGCTTATGTAGTTGAGAAAATCTCGTATTTACTTTGCTTTTATATATCCACTTTATACTATCATCCCGTCATAACAGAGCATGATTAAATAGTTACATAAAAAACAATACTTACTCTATCATTAAAGGATATTGTTAAAAAGATTCTCTAAATCATTTAAATAATCAGTTTTAGTACTTCTAATACGAAGAATATCTACCCTTGACTGACGAATTAAATAAAATACTATGAAATGCTTACTAGGAATCATCCTTAGCTGGCCTTCAGGAAATAGTTTACGTCCTACACGATCGTCAAAATCAACATAACCTTCAGGGGATATCTCAAGAATAGAAATAGCTGACTGCAAAGATTCAATAACTTTTTGAGCGCTTGAGTGCGAAAATTCTGTTAAATAGTAGTTATAGATTTCATCTAAATCTTGTTCTGCCTTATTTGAAATATAGATATCATAAGCCATATTTTGAAAATACCTCATTAGCTGGCTTCGTACGTCCTGCTAAAATATCTTGATACCCTTCATCAAGCTCTGATATCAGTTCATTTAAAAATGATTCAGCTCTAATTTGTTCTGCAGTTTTAATAGGTAAATCTTTTTCTTCCACCACCCGTTCAACAAATAGATTAAGAGCATCTGGAACACTAATATTTTTAGCTTCTAAAATACGCTTTGCTTCTTCCATCATTTCCGTATTTACTCTAAAATTATACTGTCTATCTCTTATTAATGTAGCCATTATAGTCTCCTTAATTGCGTTATCCTTATGTATAACAAGATTATAACAAATCAATAGTGACTTAGCAATATAAAGCAATTTGCAAACTTGCCATTAGTTTACTAAAAATAAGTATGTTTTCGGAATTTATCAGTTGAGAGATGCTAAATGTAATCACTTATCAACTATTTTTAAATATCTACAATAACAGAAAAATATAACCACTATTTCTTATTGTATTTGAGGTATATATTGTGAACTATATACAAATATCCACTTTATTTAAACTTCTATAATCAAAAGTGGTGATCAATATTTTATGGAACACCACTTTTTCTGTATTCTACTGTATTCTTATTACTAATAAGTATCCTGGCTGCAATCATTTATCAACTAAAAGATAATATTGATTACGGTCATTTTTACTTGAACCAAACCAAGTGATGATTTCTAAATCACGAAGATGATGTAGCATTTTGACAACAAACGAACGACTTCTCCCTGTCAACTCAATCGCCTTTGCTGTTGTCATTTTATCGCCAGAATTATACATGTAGTGAACGATAGCTTGTTCATCTGCAGTCAGATTTCCAAAATCAGAAAATTGTTTTTCCAAACTATCTCGTGTTCGGAGATGTCGACTCACGATGTTATTTTCAAGGGTCAAAACTACCTTATTACCTGGTTCTAAATATTTAGGTTCATGAAGAAAAGCTGATTCCATCTCAGAATAGATACGCTTCACTCCTTCATTCATCTCACGAACCCATCCAAATTCAGTCAGGGTTCTCGCAATCCGAGGATTTCTAGAAAAACATTCATGCTTGATATTGTCAACGGTAACGATATTTGGTAATTTCCCTGGGCTATGAATCTCCAGTCTATCATCAAACATGAGTACACGAATGTGATCCCCATAGACAGAGTAATCACGGTGAGTCACCGCATTGACAACACCCTCAAACCAAGCAAATTCAGGATACTCAGGCAAAATCTGGAATTGCCCATTATCGTCTAAGTACTGAAATTCACGCAGCTGAGTACGGATAAAATCTCGCACTTTGATAATTAAGGTGGGCAGAGCATCATCAAAAGTTACTTCTTTAATAACATTAAAGCTACTGCCTGTTCCCATATCCGTCCCGTCAAACCGTTGAAAACGAACACGAGCTTGTGGAAAAAACGCTGATGGATATTTGGCAAAGAGTAGAATCGCTGCCTTAGTTAATTTACCATTAACCAAGAATCGTCTTGCTTTAAGAACTTCTTCCATGGAGCGCTCTGAAATATCAAACCGATTTTTGAAGTCCTGGACTAACCCATCATCAATATCTTCCAAGGTCGCATCAGGTACCACTTCATCTTCAAAGAAACGTTGGCCCTTATCATAGCTAAGCTGAGTACGTTGCTCATAGCTTAATTTAACCGATTCATCGCCCTGACGCAGATAAACCTCATCATTAGGCGCAGCAATCACTCGGTTCGACGATAATTCAACAGAAATAACCAAAATCAGGTCATCTTCTCCCTTATGATTTAGCACAGGGATTTCCTCTAAAGACAAATCCAGAGGAGTCTCCCGCATCTCATGGTCAATTTTTTTGAAATCGTCTATGGGATAAGCTCTGCCATCCTTGAAACCAGTGATAATATTGTCCTGCTTCTCATCTTCAATACCAATAACCAACTGACCGCCGTCCGCATTGGCAAAAGCAATCAGATGCTTGAGTAATTCTTGCGGCTTCTTTCGTGCTGATTTTCTATCCAAGTATTGGTTTTCTAGTGAGAATTGGTAGTAGGCTAAGGTTTGAATTAAATCCTTTTTATTTTCCAAGTTTAAGCCTCCTCCATATCAAGCATCGTATTTTAGGATTAACTGTCGTTTCCAAATAAATTATAAGTCAGCTTTTTATACTACTGATATGATGCCTTAATATTTCTTAAAATTTCAAGCTCTAATTTAAAGTTTATCTCTTCTATATCTAGAAGAAATAATAATAATTAAATTTCTCCACCAATCCCCTTAAATATCTCCACCAAATCCACAATTTTTTCAAACACCATCTGCTTTTTGGTACGATATTGAGGATTGAGCGGACTCATCTTAGGAAGTGCTTCATTGAGAGCATTACCATTTTCACTGGCATACTCTCGTTTGAGTGACATCTGAATATAGCGGCTAGCACTCTCTACATTCAATCCCTCAGTCTCAATCAAATTAGCCACTGCTTCTTTTTGTTTTTGACGGGCAAATGTATAAAATTGCTCCAAGATATCTGACTTCTCAGAAAAACTGTCCAAGTCACTGGCATTGATAAAATCCACGATCAAACTTTCCTTAGCTCTCTGACCCAGACTAGCACGGATAGTTCGTGTAATTTCTTCAATGAGTTGATCCTTGTCAGATACCTTTTGGTTGGTTTCAAAAATCAATTCCAGAATATAGTCCAGATTGATTTCCTGTGATTTCAACAACTCCACTTCAAAGACAACCGCATCCCAGTCGATTTCGGAATCGTTATTCTGCTGATTACGCCGCTCATTGTCATACCAAGACTTGATATCATTGTAAGCGGAGCGATAATCTTGAATCTCACGAACACTTGGGATGTCCAGTTGAGAGAGTACTGCAACTGCTTCGTCATCCAAATGAAAACGTCCTTTGAAATCTGCCAAAGCCTCTATATCTGTAACATCTAACTCTTGCAAAGCCTGCAAACTCATGAAATCATCATAGTTCTGCAAGATATTATCCAAGCGCAAGAACTGACCAAACAAGGTCACAAATTCTTTCTTATCACTTTCTTTGATAATAGTCGTTGGATCTGGAAATCTCTCCTGCAATTCTTTTACGACTTCCAAATATCCTTTTTGCTCTTGACCAGCCTCAATGTAGCCATTCATGTAGTCCTCGTAAGAGCGCTCTAACAGAATATCAGCCGTCTCCGTCTTCCCGAACAACTTAATAGCATCCGTCGTAGCCTTCTCCAAATCACGGAAAGTTACAATATTTCCAAATGTCTTTGTCGCATTATAAATCCGATTCGTCCGAGAAA carries:
- a CDS encoding putative transcriptional regulator, with translation MENKKDLIQTLAYYQFSLENQYLDRKSARKKPQELLKHLIAFANADGGQLVIGIEDEKQDNIITGFKDGRAYPIDDFKKIDHEMRETPLDLSLEEIPVLNHKGEDDLILVISVELSSNRVIAAPNDEVYLRQGDESVKLSYEQRTQLSYDKGQRFFEDEVVPDATLEDIDDGLVQDFKNRFDISERSMEEVLKARRFLVNGKLTKAAILLFAKYPSAFFPQARVRFQRFDGTDMGTGSSFNVIKEVTFDDALPTLIIKVRDFIRTQLREFQYLDDNGQFQILPEYPEFAWFEGVVNAVTHRDYSVYGDHIRVLMFDDRLEIHSPGKLPNIVTVDNIKHECFSRNPRIARTLTEFGWVREMNEGVKRIYSEMESAFLHEPKYLEPGNKVVLTLENNIVSRHLRTRDSLEKQFSDFGNLTADEQAIVHYMYNSGDKMTTAKAIELTGRSRSFVVKMLHHLRDLEIITWFGSSKNDRNQYYLLVDK
- a CDS encoding plasmid stabilisation system protein, producing the protein MAYDIYISNKAEQDLDEIYNYYLTEFSHSSAQKVIESLQSAISILEISPEGYVDFDDRVGRKLFPEGQLRMIPSKHFIVFYLIRQSRVDILRIRSTKTDYLNDLENLFNNIL
- a CDS encoding plasmid stabilisation system, antitoxin protein, yielding MATLIRDRQYNFRVNTEMMEEAKRILEAKNISVPDALNLFVERVVEEKDLPIKTAEQIRAESFLNELISELDEGYQDILAGRTKPANEVFSKYGL
- a CDS encoding transposase IS1167, giving the protein MPYSNAKLEPTNKTIKDMKEQAFGFRNFKNFKVKIPNALNITKEETKFISSRA